A single region of the Thermodesulfatator indicus DSM 15286 genome encodes:
- a CDS encoding ATP-binding protein: protein MKRLPVGIQSFENIRTENYYYVDKTQFVKKLVDEGKYYFLSRPRRFGKSLFLDTLRQAFLAKKELFKGLYLENNWDWSIKYPVIYISFGSGVHRNVQELQETENVILKKHEEKYQIQSDFPSIKDRFADIIEKIYQKYGQKVVVLIDEYDKPILDNINKIEIATEIREELKNFYSVLKDADPYLKFVFITGVTKFSKVSLFSGLNNLKDVTLHGGYATICGYTQAEFEKTFADRLEGVDLDEVRRWYNGYSWLGKPVYNPFDILLFLDLKEFRPYWFETGTPSFLIKLILEKRLSVPTFENLELGDEIIESFDVDRIYPESLLFQTGYLTIKEVKKRRAILKYRLGWPNLEVKVSFNNYLLNTFLDLIEKEKNLDRVYEALEKNDLEGLKEAFKAFFASIPHDWYRKTELHHYEGFYASVFYAYFAALGVEVKVEDATSHGRLDMAVLFDGICYLFEFKVVELEPENQALSQLKAKKYHEKYLGRCQKVYLIGVEFSKKERNIVGFEWEEVSS, encoded by the coding sequence ATGAAAAGGCTTCCGGTAGGCATCCAGAGTTTTGAAAATATTCGCACGGAAAATTATTATTACGTTGACAAGACTCAGTTCGTAAAAAAACTTGTTGACGAAGGAAAATATTATTTTCTATCTCGTCCGCGGCGCTTCGGGAAAAGTCTCTTTCTTGATACCTTGCGCCAGGCCTTCCTGGCCAAAAAAGAACTCTTTAAGGGCCTTTACCTGGAAAACAATTGGGACTGGTCAATAAAATACCCGGTTATTTACATTTCCTTCGGTAGCGGAGTGCACCGAAACGTTCAAGAACTCCAGGAAACCGAAAATGTCATTCTCAAAAAACACGAAGAAAAATACCAAATTCAATCGGATTTTCCTTCCATTAAAGACAGATTTGCAGACATTATAGAAAAAATTTACCAAAAATACGGCCAAAAAGTAGTAGTTCTCATTGACGAATACGATAAACCCATCCTTGACAACATAAACAAAATAGAAATTGCTACCGAGATACGCGAGGAACTTAAAAACTTTTACTCTGTCCTGAAAGACGCTGACCCTTATCTAAAATTCGTCTTCATCACCGGTGTTACCAAGTTCAGCAAGGTCTCTCTCTTTTCCGGCCTGAATAACTTGAAAGACGTTACTCTTCACGGTGGTTATGCCACTATTTGTGGCTATACTCAGGCTGAATTTGAAAAAACTTTTGCTGATCGCCTTGAAGGCGTTGACCTAGACGAAGTTCGCCGTTGGTATAACGGCTACTCCTGGCTTGGGAAACCCGTTTACAATCCTTTTGATATCTTATTATTTCTTGACTTGAAAGAATTCAGGCCCTACTGGTTTGAGACGGGCACGCCAAGTTTTCTCATAAAGCTAATTCTTGAAAAGCGTCTTAGTGTGCCAACTTTTGAAAACCTTGAGCTAGGTGACGAGATTATTGAAAGCTTTGATGTGGATAGAATTTATCCTGAAAGTCTTCTTTTTCAGACAGGTTATCTCACCATAAAAGAAGTTAAAAAACGAAGGGCTATTTTGAAGTACCGCCTTGGCTGGCCAAACCTTGAGGTCAAAGTAAGCTTTAACAATTATCTTTTGAATACCTTTCTTGACCTTATTGAAAAGGAGAAAAATCTAGACCGTGTTTACGAGGCGCTTGAGAAAAACGACCTTGAAGGCCTGAAGGAAGCTTTTAAGGCCTTTTTCGCCTCCATACCCCATGATTGGTATAGGAAGACCGAACTTCACCATTACGAAGGTTTTTACGCCAGCGTGTTTTACGCCTACTTTGCGGCGTTAGGGGTTGAGGTGAAAGTAGAAGATGCGACCAGCCACGGCCGTTTAGACATGGCCGTGTTGTTTGACGGAATATGTTACCTTTTTGAATTCAAAGTAGTTGAGCTTGAACCTGAAAACCAAGCTCTTTCGCAATTAAAAGCCAAAAAGTACCACGAAAAATACCTTGGCAGATGCCAGAAAGTTTATCTCATAGGCGTTGAGTTCAGCAAGAAAGAGCGAAACATCGTCGGCTTTGAGTGGGAAGAGGTTTCTTCTTAG
- a CDS encoding ArnT family glycosyltransferase: MVGKSPIKKLILLIFLALLLRLLFLPLFIHQPLNIVDEQHYNKLALAILERGEYGWAPGKPTAIRPPLYPAFLAGVYKVFGPENYNAVRVIQIFLSILSGLLVYSLAKKIFHEEKVALLATGLFLFYPSLVIFNYLILTEILFIFLFLLALWLLVAGIEQLYRLDGRDCFATRLLRGFAPRNDNDGEKPRNDTPHPVTASEAKQSRDSKAWIYSLLAGIFWGLASLTRSVTYPLTPFIALFLFLVSPNKKQGLFAGILFIFATVLTLSPWIARNYQVFGHFIAVDTMGGLNLYMGNYEHTPLHRAWAAVDNPPEIAWYRGHEKELGGLNEAEKQRWAIKKALEFMKENPGLTALRTLIKTANFWQLERTIIAGMQRGYFPGLRNKLVEIWISLSILGAYVFVVIFGFCGLLWRALGKNEIASVPVGDLAMTEGRRPLAMTRDMSLRGGSLEPTKQSQRYVDWLIVLLILYFTAIHAIVFGHSRYHLPLIPLLCMYASYFVVHFKEFWQNQRRRFWWVFVPVCLVFGLFWTYDIFIGSKDKIEAFLRIVF; the protein is encoded by the coding sequence ATGGTGGGCAAATCACCTATTAAAAAGCTAATTTTACTTATTTTTCTAGCGCTTTTACTGAGACTTTTGTTTTTACCGCTATTTATCCACCAGCCTCTTAATATCGTTGACGAGCAGCATTACAATAAGTTGGCCCTGGCTATCCTGGAACGTGGCGAGTACGGCTGGGCGCCGGGAAAGCCTACGGCCATTCGGCCGCCGCTTTATCCGGCTTTTCTGGCCGGGGTCTATAAAGTTTTTGGGCCGGAAAATTATAACGCCGTTCGGGTAATTCAGATTTTTCTTTCTATATTAAGTGGCCTTCTTGTTTATTCTCTGGCCAAAAAGATTTTTCACGAAGAAAAAGTGGCCCTTTTGGCTACAGGCTTGTTTCTTTTTTATCCTTCACTTGTGATTTTTAATTACCTGATTTTGACGGAAATTCTTTTTATTTTTCTTTTTCTATTGGCTTTGTGGCTTCTGGTGGCAGGAATTGAGCAATTATACAGGTTGGACGGGAGGGATTGCTTTGCTACGAGATTGCTTCGGGGCTTCGCCCCTCGCAATGACAATGATGGAGAGAAGCCTCGCAATGACACCCCCCACCCTGTCACTGCGAGCGAAGCGAAGCAGTCTCGTGATAGCAAGGCGTGGATATATTCGCTCTTAGCCGGAATTTTCTGGGGGTTAGCAAGCCTTACCCGTAGTGTGACCTACCCCCTTACACCTTTTATTGCCCTGTTTTTATTTCTTGTTTCACCTAACAAAAAACAGGGGCTTTTCGCGGGAATCCTTTTTATTTTCGCCACGGTGCTCACCCTTTCTCCCTGGATAGCCCGCAATTATCAGGTTTTTGGACATTTTATCGCCGTAGATACCATGGGCGGCCTCAATCTATACATGGGCAACTACGAACATACACCACTTCACCGGGCCTGGGCCGCGGTGGACAACCCGCCAGAGATTGCCTGGTATCGCGGCCACGAAAAAGAGTTAGGCGGCCTTAACGAGGCCGAAAAACAGCGCTGGGCCATTAAAAAAGCCCTGGAATTTATGAAAGAAAATCCGGGGTTGACTGCGCTTCGCACTCTAATAAAAACAGCCAATTTCTGGCAGCTTGAACGCACAATTATTGCTGGAATGCAAAGAGGTTACTTCCCTGGTTTGCGTAATAAATTGGTAGAGATCTGGATTTCGTTGAGTATCTTGGGGGCCTATGTCTTTGTGGTTATCTTTGGTTTTTGCGGACTTTTGTGGCGGGCTTTAGGGAAGAACGAGATTGCTTCGGTCCCCGTTGGGGACCTCGCAATGACAGAGGGAAGACGGCCCCTCGCAATGACAAGAGATATGTCATTGCGAGGAGGCTCGTTAGAGCCGACGAAGCAATCCCAGAGATATGTAGACTGGTTGATCGTTTTGCTCATCTTATATTTCACGGCTATTCATGCCATTGTTTTTGGGCATTCGCGGTATCACCTACCGTTAATTCCATTACTCTGTATGTATGCCTCTTATTTTGTCGTGCATTTTAAGGAATTCTGGCAAAACCAACGCAGGCGTTTCTGGTGGGTATTTGTTCCAGTGTGTTTGGTTTTTGGTCTGTTTTGGACCTATGATATTTTTATCGGGAGCAAAGATAAAATAGAGGCCTTTTTGCGTATAGTGTTTTGA
- a CDS encoding sulfotransferase domain-containing protein, translating into MSSIAFIVGHYKCGTTWLINMLSLHPDIIGLAETNLFKYAFNKSPKERTKILFYKTAWAEVSTPFIKVFARKILNPVRKYWKPVVGLKNIEQPLTKYSLSLNERYKLKRKLLKIEDPEKYCQEFFGYFIKKFNPKCLIEKSADHVRSIPRIKNTYPNSKLIVVYRDGRDFVVSHRYYAKNMNLPWDFEESVKLWKEMIEYQLQYEKEYGLFSISYEEMLNNNKAIAIKILNFLGLNYTNDILENMIHKSSFEFRTGRKRGEANKKSFYRKGVSGDWRNHFSEKEKEIFKKIAGDLLIKLGYEKGYDW; encoded by the coding sequence ATGTCTAGTATTGCTTTTATTGTTGGCCATTATAAATGTGGCACTACTTGGTTAATTAATATGCTTAGCTTACACCCTGATATCATCGGATTGGCAGAAACTAATCTTTTTAAATATGCATTTAATAAGTCACCAAAGGAAAGAACAAAAATTCTTTTCTATAAAACAGCTTGGGCAGAAGTGAGTACTCCTTTTATCAAAGTTTTTGCCAGAAAGATACTAAATCCTGTGAGAAAATACTGGAAACCCGTAGTTGGCCTTAAAAATATAGAACAACCACTAACTAAGTATTCTTTAAGTCTAAATGAACGTTACAAGTTAAAAAGAAAACTTCTTAAAATTGAAGACCCTGAGAAATATTGTCAGGAATTCTTTGGATATTTTATCAAGAAATTTAATCCCAAATGCTTAATAGAAAAAAGTGCTGACCATGTACGGTCTATACCACGTATAAAAAACACATATCCAAATAGCAAGCTAATAGTAGTTTATAGAGATGGAAGAGATTTTGTAGTTTCTCATAGGTATTATGCTAAAAACATGAATTTACCCTGGGACTTTGAAGAAAGCGTAAAGCTCTGGAAAGAAATGATTGAATATCAGCTACAATATGAAAAAGAATATGGATTATTTTCTATTTCTTACGAAGAAATGTTGAACAATAACAAAGCGATAGCTATAAAAATACTTAATTTTTTAGGGCTTAATTATACTAACGATATTTTAGAAAACATGATACATAAGTCTTCTTTTGAGTTTAGAACTGGAAGAAAAAGAGGAGAGGCAAATAAAAAAAGTTTTTATCGCAAAGGTGTTTCTGGTGACTGGAGAAATCACTTTTCAGAAAAAGAAAAAGAAATTTTTAAAAAAATAGCAGGAGATTTACTAATTAAATTGGGATATGAAAAAGGTTATGATTGGTAA
- a CDS encoding glycosyltransferase family 4 protein produces MDGDRNNSSICHYEEAQSADEVIFPKEHPLEIIRFPFCVSSWGIDRNFFKNTYLLWQFFKKIEKPITIHVVKAIPEAANLLWLKFLWKDKLKIVTYAHGEEFLVAKTSKELGWLTRQALRISDLVIANSFSTKRLASEFCDENKIHVVHLGVDFEQYQIPEEECQKYRQKWGFPENTVILLTVARMEPRKNQAAVIKTVAELRKEGLPLAYVIAGSGEEERKLKNMVQEYNLEPWVKFLGKISEEEKIKSFCAADIYVMPSIQVGPMIEGFGIVFMEAAAAGLPSIAGNIGGQPEAVRHEETGFVIDGNNLNELKEAIRRLAQDKNLRQKMGEAARLWARKHDWSLVSRRVYEVVSHV; encoded by the coding sequence GTGGACGGAGATCGCAATAACTCCTCCATTTGTCATTACGAGGAGGCACAAAGTGCCGACGAAGTAATCTTTCCAAAAGAGCACCCTCTGGAAATTATAAGGTTTCCTTTCTGCGTTTCCTCCTGGGGCATTGACAGAAATTTCTTTAAAAACACCTATCTTTTATGGCAATTCTTCAAAAAAATCGAAAAACCTATCACCATTCATGTGGTAAAAGCCATTCCCGAGGCGGCTAATTTGCTCTGGCTAAAATTTTTATGGAAAGACAAACTAAAAATTGTTACCTATGCCCATGGAGAAGAATTCCTGGTAGCCAAAACCAGCAAAGAGCTTGGCTGGTTAACCAGGCAGGCCTTGCGAATATCAGATTTGGTAATTGCTAATAGTTTTTCTACCAAAAGATTGGCCTCCGAATTCTGCGATGAAAACAAGATACATGTAGTCCATCTGGGTGTGGATTTTGAGCAATATCAAATCCCTGAAGAAGAATGCCAAAAATATCGGCAGAAGTGGGGTTTCCCTGAAAACACCGTAATTTTACTGACTGTGGCGCGCATGGAGCCGAGGAAAAACCAGGCCGCGGTTATTAAAACGGTAGCAGAATTAAGAAAAGAGGGCCTTCCTTTGGCTTATGTGATAGCCGGATCTGGCGAAGAAGAAAGAAAGCTTAAAAACATGGTTCAAGAATATAATCTTGAACCCTGGGTTAAATTTTTGGGTAAAATATCCGAAGAAGAAAAGATCAAGAGTTTTTGCGCGGCAGATATTTATGTTATGCCTTCCATTCAGGTGGGGCCAATGATTGAGGGTTTTGGCATTGTTTTTATGGAAGCCGCCGCCGCGGGGCTTCCTTCTATTGCCGGAAATATCGGCGGCCAGCCTGAGGCCGTACGCCACGAGGAAACTGGTTTTGTAATTGATGGGAATAACTTGAATGAACTAAAGGAAGCTATCAGGCGCCTGGCGCAGGATAAGAACCTGCGCCAAAAAATGGGAGAGGCGGCCCGCCTCTGGGCTAGAAAACATGATTGGTCTTTGGTTTCTAGGAGAGTTTATGAGGTAGTTAGCCATGTCTAG
- a CDS encoding O-antigen ligase family protein — protein sequence MGKIALFLLLVVNAFYSLANPWFGVCAGYMFNILGPQYIWWWNFQGLRAFYMIAIPTILGFLFGAIRGALNFEIIKNKLVIFSVLYFFFVFLSYFTGPYVDVVNQWRFYDPYQVLITMLKVFTFYFIGLVCISEHKKLKYFAFILPIAALYLTYWANMQYLSGRFFIRLSGPRDITGAGMYSDENNFAMLFVTAIPFFFYLGWYFKRWYLRWGAWLVVPFAWHAIFLTASRGGLVGAGLVSLLAAFRSPKKIIGIALIPAFIIAYIWQGGSVIKHRAQTITTYEEESSARTRLEAWDAGLKMLLDNPLTGVGLASFTQAFPFYSDKTPRMAHNTFVQIAAESGIFAILFYLLFMLSCLWGVFKYRNSFPRDSLEYYLCDAVLVSLCGFLGCSMFLTLNGFEIQFYLAILANTLIYLAKKSADEKES from the coding sequence ATGGGTAAAATTGCGTTATTTTTACTACTGGTAGTCAATGCCTTTTATTCCCTGGCCAATCCCTGGTTCGGAGTATGTGCCGGTTATATGTTCAACATCTTGGGGCCGCAATACATCTGGTGGTGGAATTTCCAGGGACTTAGAGCATTTTACATGATTGCCATTCCCACTATTTTGGGCTTTTTGTTTGGGGCTATCCGCGGAGCCCTAAATTTTGAAATTATTAAAAACAAACTGGTGATTTTCTCTGTACTTTATTTTTTCTTTGTTTTTCTTTCTTACTTTACCGGGCCTTATGTAGATGTGGTAAACCAGTGGCGGTTTTATGATCCCTACCAGGTGCTAATTACCATGCTAAAAGTCTTTACTTTTTATTTTATCGGGCTGGTATGTATCTCGGAACATAAAAAACTTAAGTACTTTGCCTTCATACTACCAATTGCGGCTTTATATCTGACTTACTGGGCCAATATGCAGTACCTTTCCGGGCGCTTTTTTATACGGCTCTCCGGCCCTAGAGATATAACCGGAGCAGGCATGTATTCTGACGAAAACAACTTTGCCATGCTCTTTGTAACGGCTATTCCCTTTTTCTTTTATTTGGGCTGGTATTTTAAACGCTGGTATTTACGCTGGGGGGCCTGGCTGGTGGTGCCCTTTGCCTGGCACGCTATCTTCCTCACCGCTTCGCGAGGAGGGCTGGTAGGGGCAGGGTTGGTTAGCCTTCTGGCTGCTTTTCGGAGCCCTAAGAAGATTATCGGCATAGCCCTTATTCCGGCCTTTATTATTGCTTATATATGGCAGGGAGGCTCTGTCATTAAACACAGGGCCCAAACCATTACCACTTATGAAGAGGAATCTTCGGCTCGCACCCGCCTGGAAGCATGGGATGCCGGGCTCAAAATGCTGCTTGACAACCCTTTGACTGGGGTAGGCTTAGCCTCTTTTACACAGGCCTTTCCCTTTTATTCAGATAAAACTCCTCGCATGGCTCACAATACCTTTGTCCAAATTGCGGCGGAATCAGGCATTTTTGCCATTTTATTTTATCTCTTATTTATGCTAAGCTGCCTTTGGGGCGTGTTTAAATACCGTAATTCATTTCCGCGAGATTCGCTGGAATATTATTTATGTGACGCGGTATTGGTCTCGCTTTGTGGCTTTTTAGGTTGTTCCATGTTTTTAACTTTGAACGGCTTTGAAATACAATTTTATCTAGCTATTTTGGCTAATACCCTTATTTATCTTGCTAAAAAGTCTGCTGATGAGAAAGAGAGCTGA
- a CDS encoding GIY-YIG nuclease family protein, producing MQKQYYVYILTNKNNTVLYTGITSDLKRRIFQHKNGIGSKFTKKYKVTKLVYYEIFEDPENAILREKKIKSGSRKKKIELINIFNPEWRDLYDEL from the coding sequence ATGCAAAAGCAATATTATGTTTATATTTTGACCAATAAAAACAATACAGTTCTTTATACGGGAATTACTAGTGACCTTAAACGTCGTATATTTCAGCATAAAAATGGAATAGGCAGTAAATTTACGAAAAAATATAAAGTTACTAAGCTGGTTTATTACGAGATCTTTGAAGATCCAGAAAATGCTATTTTAAGAGAAAAGAAAATCAAATCTGGCTCTAGAAAGAAAAAGATAGAATTGATAAATATATTCAATCCCGAGTGGAGGGATTTGTATGATGAATTGTAG
- a CDS encoding IS110 family transposase, translating into MKNLSFLGVDVAKDTLVIFDGQKVYEFQNERGLKKFKRKFFKKKEDRKKRVVIYEPTGPYSAFLEEFCATNMIKVVSLNPRKVPRLREVLGHRAKTDNLDAKLLYEYHKIVSEEEIKEIEYNENLEKLALLLSEYQLYQNIENKLSNFLEYLDRVPVDSKESKKHIQKNLEETRQRLQKIKKEMEELVNKDDDINKGVKEIEKVKGIGKMIATYCYIFFRKRRIRNRREVVALAGLDPEVKESGKRKLVTRISKKGDNRLRSLLFMGALSAIRCKEGGLKEYYESLIKRGKPKKVAIIACARKLLIFAFYNYKKWQMEAQSA; encoded by the coding sequence ATGAAAAATTTATCTTTTCTTGGGGTGGATGTGGCCAAGGATACATTGGTTATTTTTGATGGCCAGAAGGTTTACGAGTTTCAAAATGAAAGGGGTTTAAAGAAATTTAAGAGGAAGTTTTTTAAGAAGAAAGAAGACAGGAAGAAAAGGGTGGTGATATACGAGCCCACAGGGCCATATTCGGCATTTCTGGAGGAGTTCTGTGCTACGAATATGATAAAAGTAGTATCCCTTAACCCCAGAAAAGTCCCCCGTTTAAGAGAAGTATTAGGTCACAGAGCAAAAACAGATAATCTTGATGCGAAACTGTTATACGAATATCACAAGATAGTTAGCGAAGAAGAGATCAAAGAAATAGAATATAACGAAAATTTAGAGAAATTAGCTTTATTGTTAAGTGAGTATCAATTATATCAAAACATAGAAAACAAGTTATCTAATTTTCTAGAGTATTTAGATAGAGTACCAGTAGATAGTAAAGAAAGCAAAAAACACATACAGAAAAACTTAGAAGAAACAAGGCAGAGGCTTCAGAAGATAAAGAAAGAGATGGAGGAATTAGTAAATAAAGATGACGACATAAACAAAGGGGTTAAAGAAATAGAGAAAGTTAAAGGTATAGGGAAGATGATAGCGACATATTGTTACATCTTTTTTCGGAAGAGGCGGATAAGAAACCGGCGGGAGGTAGTAGCTCTAGCAGGATTGGACCCGGAAGTAAAGGAATCTGGTAAGAGGAAGCTGGTAACCAGGATAAGCAAGAAAGGGGATAATAGGTTAAGGAGTTTGCTTTTTATGGGGGCGCTTAGTGCCATAAGATGTAAAGAAGGGGGACTAAAAGAGTATTACGAAAGTTTGATAAAGAGAGGAAAACCGAAGAAAGTGGCCATAATAGCCTGTGCCAGAAAATTATTGATATTTGCTTTCTATAATTACAAAAAATGGCAAATGGAAGCTCAAAGTGCTTGA
- a CDS encoding glycosyltransferase family 4 protein, translating to MKILLTSLAPFIGGAEVALERLALGLQASGHKVTCALGSNNEVGRRFSEQGVNWVHFPMPFTEKLNLPYYWWAVWRFRRYLKREGFDLVHANDLPSFQFLSAAAKPFRTPRICHHRYIFGSDAIKWLLKFGVEYHVFVSNALRKDLEKAYPPLASQPGEVVYDGLPLPELPNENERLELRQKLNLPGDKVIVLFAGQIIPRKGVQDLIRAWKLLPDKVKQKAHLVIIGDDLAGQGAYRQEMEDLAKELRVKADFRGFQKNVDEWLDAVDIVTVPSHIEPLGNATLEAMAHARPVIGGAVGGIPEMIVDGETGLLVPPKKPEALAEALRSLIVDPLLVKDMGEAARRRCEVVFSLDRHVENMLRVYETVLGL from the coding sequence ATGAAAATTCTCCTGACTAGTCTGGCACCTTTTATCGGTGGAGCGGAAGTGGCCCTTGAACGCCTGGCCTTGGGCCTTCAAGCCAGTGGCCACAAAGTAACTTGCGCATTGGGTTCAAATAATGAAGTGGGGAGGCGCTTTAGCGAACAAGGCGTTAACTGGGTTCACTTTCCCATGCCTTTTACCGAAAAGCTAAATCTCCCTTACTACTGGTGGGCTGTATGGCGCTTTCGCCGTTATTTGAAGCGTGAAGGCTTTGATTTAGTGCATGCTAACGACCTACCGAGCTTTCAATTTTTAAGTGCAGCGGCAAAGCCTTTTAGAACACCACGAATATGCCATCATCGTTACATTTTTGGTAGTGACGCTATAAAGTGGCTTCTAAAATTTGGGGTTGAATATCATGTATTTGTTTCCAACGCTTTGCGAAAGGACCTAGAAAAGGCCTATCCGCCACTTGCTTCTCAACCGGGAGAAGTTGTTTATGACGGCCTGCCTTTGCCTGAACTCCCTAATGAAAACGAACGCCTTGAGCTGCGGCAGAAACTAAACTTACCCGGAGATAAAGTTATCGTGCTATTCGCCGGGCAGATTATCCCACGTAAAGGCGTGCAGGATTTAATAAGGGCCTGGAAACTTTTGCCTGATAAGGTTAAACAAAAGGCACACCTGGTTATAATTGGTGATGACCTGGCCGGGCAGGGGGCTTATCGCCAGGAAATGGAAGACCTGGCTAAAGAACTGAGGGTAAAAGCCGATTTTCGCGGCTTTCAAAAGAATGTAGATGAGTGGTTAGACGCCGTGGACATCGTAACCGTGCCAAGCCACATTGAGCCTCTCGGGAACGCCACCCTTGAGGCCATGGCTCACGCAAGACCGGTTATTGGCGGAGCGGTCGGAGGAATCCCCGAAATGATCGTAGATGGAGAAACAGGTCTCCTTGTGCCGCCGAAAAAGCCTGAAGCTCTGGCTGAGGCTTTGCGTTCGTTGATAGTAGACCCTCTGCTGGTTAAGGATATGGGGGAAGCCGCCAGGCGACGCTGTGAAGTGGTTTTTAGCCTTGACCGGCATGTTGAGAATATGTTGAGGGTTTATGAGACTGTTTTAGGGTTGTGA
- a CDS encoding glycosyltransferase family 2 protein, with the protein MPLVSVIIPTYNRAFLLREAIFSVINQTFQDWELLIIDDRSTDNTKEIVSDLARKEPRIKYLTNKFKKGPAGARKYGIQNARGEYIAFLDSDDLWKPWHLEKAIFLLTKYKYIDWFYADVELVKNNNVIISSIKKKNWHGRTKFSYLELEPNFFLFNDQEFLYKAIKYEIYAGLQTSVIKKSTFNFVNFNEDVRIGEDKLLVYEAILSGLKFAYLLNIHATYRVHENHLSNVYSQDLFSQEKKILEYTKHYKILLERLPASRKRERSLVIKKLSQIYFWDIGYSLFWQNLNTDKAFYYFKKALKIYPFNLLLWKTYFFCLVKKLFLSKHNENSPD; encoded by the coding sequence ATGCCTTTGGTTTCAGTAATTATTCCAACTTATAATAGAGCTTTTTTATTGAGAGAAGCAATTTTTTCAGTAATTAATCAAACCTTCCAAGACTGGGAGCTTTTAATTATTGATGATAGAAGTACAGACAATACGAAAGAAATAGTTTCAGACCTTGCTCGAAAAGAACCTAGAATAAAATATTTAACTAATAAATTTAAAAAAGGTCCTGCCGGTGCTAGAAAGTATGGAATTCAAAATGCAAGAGGTGAATATATCGCATTCTTAGATAGTGATGACTTGTGGAAACCATGGCATTTAGAAAAAGCTATTTTTTTGTTAACCAAATATAAATATATTGATTGGTTTTATGCCGATGTCGAATTAGTCAAAAACAATAATGTTATTATTTCTTCTATAAAAAAGAAAAATTGGCATGGAAGAACTAAATTTTCCTATTTAGAACTAGAACCTAACTTTTTTCTTTTTAATGACCAGGAATTTTTATATAAAGCTATTAAATACGAAATTTATGCTGGTTTACAGACATCTGTAATTAAAAAGTCTACTTTTAACTTTGTAAACTTCAATGAAGACGTACGTATTGGTGAAGATAAACTATTAGTTTATGAAGCAATTTTGTCAGGTCTTAAATTTGCTTATTTGCTAAATATTCATGCTACTTACCGTGTTCATGAAAATCATCTATCAAATGTCTATTCGCAAGATTTATTCTCTCAAGAGAAAAAGATTCTAGAATATACTAAACATTATAAAATATTATTAGAAAGATTGCCTGCTTCACGAAAAAGAGAAAGAAGTTTAGTTATCAAAAAATTGTCTCAGATTTATTTTTGGGATATAGGATATAGTTTATTTTGGCAAAATTTAAACACTGATAAAGCTTTTTATTATTTTAAAAAAGCTCTGAAAATTTATCCTTTTAATTTGTTGTTATGGAAAACATACTTTTTTTGTTTAGTAAAAAAATTATTTCTATCTAAACATAATGAAAATTCTCCTGACTAG
- a CDS encoding sulfotransferase family protein encodes MNFIFIVGAPRSGTTWLQALLASHPQVITGQETHFFSALSKFIEFYKKRDDWRVVGLPAYWPEEKEYDLWRLYFLEFIKPVLKNSEKKDIKYFLEKTPEHVFHIPLISKIFPDSKFIHLIRDARHVVASLKRVFELNGRYISPTVAALVWKNCVSSGISFGRTLPQDRYFELKYENLRINTISLLSDIFSWLNLEYDHEMLREIIEKCSLSKLKKQKKFDTIKTIYKEPEGFFGTGSINQNFSLTKLEISRVYDICGPLMKDLGYIEKVPKISFLCKLQFSYKIRKLLGLKEI; translated from the coding sequence ATGAATTTTATTTTTATTGTCGGAGCACCGAGAAGTGGAACAACCTGGTTGCAGGCTCTTTTAGCGAGTCATCCTCAAGTGATTACTGGCCAGGAAACCCACTTTTTTAGTGCTCTTTCAAAATTTATTGAGTTTTACAAAAAACGGGATGATTGGAGAGTAGTAGGATTACCTGCTTATTGGCCCGAAGAAAAAGAATACGACCTATGGAGATTGTATTTTTTAGAATTTATTAAACCTGTTCTAAAAAATTCAGAAAAAAAAGATATTAAATATTTTCTAGAAAAAACGCCAGAACATGTTTTTCATATCCCACTTATTTCAAAAATATTTCCAGACTCTAAATTTATTCATCTTATAAGAGATGCCAGACACGTTGTAGCTTCTTTAAAAAGAGTATTTGAGCTTAACGGACGTTATATTTCGCCAACAGTTGCAGCTTTAGTTTGGAAAAACTGTGTATCTTCTGGTATATCTTTTGGAAGAACCCTTCCCCAAGATAGATATTTTGAATTGAAATATGAAAATTTAAGGATTAATACCATTTCTTTATTATCTGATATTTTTTCCTGGCTAAATTTAGAATATGACCATGAAATGCTTAGAGAAATTATAGAAAAATGTTCATTAAGCAAACTGAAAAAACAAAAGAAATTTGATACAATAAAAACAATATATAAAGAACCAGAAGGTTTTTTTGGAACGGGAAGCATTAATCAAAATTTTTCTTTAACTAAATTAGAAATTTCCAGAGTGTATGATATTTGTGGACCTTTAATGAAAGATTTAGGTTATATTGAAAAAGTACCTAAGATTTCTTTTTTATGTAAGTTACAATTTTCTTATAAAATCAGGAAACTGTTAGGTTTAAAAGAAATATAA